A stretch of the bacterium genome encodes the following:
- a CDS encoding helix-turn-helix domain-containing protein encodes MSKRELKVNPPAFIGARDAAKQLGLSVPTLYRYIKTEGLPCFRIGGSYRFRQSELDEWIEKHREPTNSVRQDARSLLLDAVSILDKYPDEPTKE; translated from the coding sequence ATGAGCAAAAGAGAACTAAAAGTAAATCCTCCTGCGTTTATCGGTGCGCGCGATGCTGCGAAGCAACTTGGGTTAAGTGTGCCGACCCTCTACCGCTACATCAAGACCGAGGGCCTTCCTTGCTTCCGAATCGGTGGTTCCTATAGGTTTCGGCAGTCCGAACTGGATGAGTGGATTGAAAAACACAGGGAGCCAACCAATTCCGTACGGCAAGACGCGCGATCATTGTTACTTGATGCCGTCTCGATCTTGGACAAGTACCCCGATGAGCCAACCAAAGAGTGA
- the drmD gene encoding DISARM system SNF2-like helicase DrmD gives MTTVQSPEIGQAVRIRNRLATVRSVSAHDNLDGSGRTHIIEIEYLDDRQQVERETLLWELEPSAMALGTSALPTIGEHVPDHPSALRPFVNAHRWARLNRLESANDIDHEPLLGVWSSAVQVHPYQIVPVIRALQMPRVSLLLADGVGLGKTIQAGLVLQELLLRRRVRRILILCPALLQRQWKSELKRKFNMEFEIVDSDSTFEIRKRFGMDTNPWKAFPRIITSMDFLRMADIRQQFLQGSGEGPDAERGNGKDVPYAPWDLLIVDEAHNFAPQNSRRSSQRHQMLTEIRFLFEHRIFLTATPHNGRTVSFTGLLELLDPVRFQIRPQMTDVDHVNLEDTKIRRLKDDIKRCTLHAPFADFLPPAEIPINLIDKEAALYDSVREYRKAGEKHLEESGTAAERWIGHFVFSVLTKRLLSCPFAFARTWWRHVERTPDDAQEDLFSLTKTASERSEDVSANDSERSVAEADLSRYGGAWLRQRRNAFEAAQVKVGAALEALGYSRSAIEVDDEDLKIAGLIDSKTEALVQWVKKNLFTNGKQLRNDERLIIFTEYRETLEFLRQRFLKEGFNANTMSLLFGGMGTSEFKSVQEEFESEESEVRLLLATDAASEGINLQDQCRWIIHFDIPWSPTKLQQRNGRVWRHGQLRDVQIHYFRCDQDEDLDFLLKVAQKVETVREDLGSVEQVFDQALQNHFRGRKTDLIVLDTEIEEARKQSSENEDVPAEGEDKIIAADQQASRMLEHTQTALGITPAALEAILRTAVTVEGQGELTPISGKSGFFYLDPPPSWESLVKEQLTVGRGQHRPQLVFDENLVTEEISGRRLLRLKKHQVLLRLGHPVMQRAMSVLKRQLHEPYGLNPIRRWTVAAVQKSNFEALAVLHYTITVTNELREPLHDEVFSEVFRVEGSRLQVVDPDFRKTMLAERPLPIKSEARRDQWWRTLRLKWDDHRAELDKYMLKRQSELATQFEKVAAEALKKNQKSTKEAYDIRLKALDESRRGKELEKVAQQITEAEVVASQQTFFEDINVTRERRVMELKEILEVLQLNVEETKRRLEREQKMRLEKLLPARFTIRDVRVLPLAVEYLIQPTAEDLA, from the coding sequence ATGACTACTGTCCAGTCCCCCGAGATCGGTCAAGCTGTCCGAATTCGAAACCGCTTGGCGACGGTCCGATCTGTAAGCGCTCACGATAATCTCGACGGCAGCGGACGCACTCACATTATTGAGATTGAGTACCTCGATGATCGGCAGCAAGTAGAACGCGAGACTTTGTTGTGGGAGTTGGAGCCTTCAGCGATGGCACTCGGTACTTCGGCGCTGCCAACCATTGGCGAGCATGTTCCTGATCATCCGAGCGCACTTCGACCGTTTGTTAATGCGCATCGATGGGCTCGGCTGAATAGACTTGAGTCTGCTAACGATATCGATCATGAACCGTTGCTCGGAGTATGGAGTTCTGCGGTTCAGGTTCATCCGTATCAAATCGTTCCGGTGATTCGTGCGCTACAAATGCCGCGCGTCAGCCTGTTGTTGGCGGACGGAGTTGGGCTTGGCAAGACAATTCAAGCAGGTCTGGTTTTGCAAGAACTCTTGCTTCGCCGACGTGTTCGCCGCATTCTTATTTTGTGCCCGGCGCTACTGCAACGACAATGGAAGTCTGAACTGAAGCGGAAATTCAACATGGAGTTCGAGATTGTTGATAGCGATTCCACATTCGAAATCCGCAAGAGGTTCGGCATGGATACAAATCCATGGAAGGCGTTCCCACGGATCATCACTTCCATGGATTTTTTGCGTATGGCGGACATCCGGCAGCAGTTCCTTCAGGGCTCAGGTGAAGGACCGGATGCAGAGCGGGGAAACGGAAAGGATGTGCCCTATGCTCCGTGGGACCTGCTCATTGTGGATGAAGCGCACAACTTCGCTCCACAGAACAGCCGTCGGTCCAGTCAGCGTCATCAGATGCTCACAGAAATCCGTTTTCTATTCGAGCACCGAATCTTTCTCACCGCAACGCCGCACAACGGACGGACAGTCAGCTTCACCGGCCTTTTAGAACTCCTTGACCCGGTGCGCTTTCAAATTCGCCCACAGATGACAGATGTTGATCACGTCAATCTTGAGGACACGAAGATTCGACGGTTGAAGGATGATATCAAGCGTTGCACGCTACACGCTCCCTTTGCGGACTTCCTGCCTCCTGCTGAAATACCAATCAACTTGATCGACAAGGAAGCAGCTCTGTATGATTCAGTCCGAGAGTATCGCAAGGCAGGCGAGAAGCACCTTGAAGAATCCGGAACTGCTGCCGAGCGATGGATCGGTCATTTTGTGTTCAGTGTTCTGACGAAGCGCTTGCTCTCGTGTCCGTTTGCATTTGCCAGAACTTGGTGGCGACATGTCGAGAGAACTCCCGACGATGCACAGGAAGACCTTTTCAGTCTAACAAAGACAGCGTCGGAACGATCCGAAGACGTATCGGCGAACGATTCAGAGCGCTCTGTTGCAGAAGCAGACTTATCTCGCTACGGTGGCGCGTGGCTTCGTCAACGTCGCAACGCGTTCGAAGCCGCACAGGTAAAGGTTGGCGCTGCACTTGAAGCACTTGGGTACAGCAGATCGGCAATTGAAGTCGATGATGAGGATTTGAAGATTGCCGGTCTGATAGATTCGAAGACAGAAGCTCTGGTTCAGTGGGTGAAGAAGAATCTGTTCACCAATGGCAAGCAGCTCCGCAATGATGAGCGTCTCATTATCTTCACCGAGTATCGAGAGACTCTGGAATTTCTGCGGCAACGGTTCTTGAAAGAAGGCTTCAATGCGAATACGATGTCACTCCTGTTTGGAGGAATGGGAACTTCAGAATTCAAGTCTGTTCAGGAGGAGTTCGAGTCAGAAGAATCTGAAGTGAGATTGCTCTTGGCGACAGACGCAGCGTCGGAAGGTATCAACCTTCAGGATCAGTGCCGCTGGATTATTCACTTTGATATTCCTTGGTCACCGACCAAACTTCAACAGCGCAACGGTCGTGTTTGGCGACATGGCCAATTGCGAGATGTTCAGATTCACTACTTTCGTTGTGATCAGGATGAGGACTTGGACTTCTTGCTCAAAGTAGCCCAGAAGGTGGAGACGGTCCGCGAGGACCTGGGCAGCGTGGAGCAGGTGTTCGATCAGGCATTGCAGAATCACTTCCGTGGTCGCAAGACAGACTTGATTGTTCTTGATACGGAAATAGAAGAAGCGCGCAAACAGAGCTCTGAAAACGAAGATGTACCCGCGGAGGGGGAAGACAAAATTATCGCTGCCGATCAGCAGGCCAGTCGAATGCTCGAGCACACACAAACCGCGCTCGGTATCACACCCGCTGCATTGGAAGCGATACTGCGTACTGCTGTTACGGTGGAAGGCCAGGGTGAGCTTACGCCGATTTCGGGCAAGTCCGGTTTCTTCTACCTCGATCCGCCACCTTCATGGGAGTCACTGGTTAAGGAGCAATTGACGGTCGGCCGCGGACAGCACCGACCGCAACTCGTGTTCGACGAGAACTTGGTGACTGAGGAAATCAGTGGCAGGCGTCTCTTGCGGTTGAAAAAGCACCAGGTTCTGTTGCGGCTCGGGCATCCGGTCATGCAGCGAGCCATGTCGGTTCTAAAGCGTCAACTTCATGAGCCCTACGGTTTGAATCCAATCCGGCGCTGGACAGTCGCCGCGGTGCAGAAATCGAATTTTGAAGCACTGGCTGTTTTGCATTACACCATCACGGTGACGAATGAACTCCGCGAGCCGCTGCATGATGAAGTCTTCAGCGAAGTGTTTCGCGTTGAAGGGTCGCGGCTGCAAGTGGTTGATCCGGACTTCCGTAAGACAATGCTTGCGGAGCGTCCGCTGCCCATCAAATCGGAAGCGCGTCGTGATCAGTGGTGGCGCACACTTCGCCTAAAGTGGGACGATCATCGGGCCGAGCTTGATAAGTACATGCTCAAACGCCAATCGGAGCTTGCCACGCAGTTTGAGAAGGTTGCTGCCGAAGCTCTGAAGAAGAATCAGAAATCCACGAAGGAAGCCTACGATATCCGCCTGAAGGCGCTGGATGAAAGCAGACGCGGAAAAGAACTCGAGAAAGTCGCGCAGCAGATTACGGAAGCCGAAGTTGTTGCGTCGCAGCAGACGTTCTTTGAAGATATCAACGTCACTCGCGAGCGCCGCGTGATGGAGCTCAAAGAGATTCTCGAAGTCTTGCAGCTCAATGTTGAAGAGACCAAGCGACGCTTGGAACGCGAGCAGAAAATGCGTCTTGAGAAACTGCTGCCTGCACGCTTCACGATCCGTGATGTCCGCGTCTTACCGCTGGCCGTGGAGTATCTGATTCAGCCGACTGCGGAGGACCTGGCATGA
- a CDS encoding T9SS type A sorting domain-containing protein, translating into MKAWRCFFVFAVLPQVAIAQPPTIWERAYGGSEVEEGKTIEQTVDGAFIVGGFTYSFGSGGTDMWLLRLSANGDSLWSRTFGGEGNEFCSGLAVMPDGYLLCGATTSFGVGGEDILLVKVSSDGDSLWSRTYGRAGNDLSNVILSTPEGGFLLGTEGVMSILKIDANGDSLWSLSLGGAIHTITSTADGNYVAAGYWGNGWPGDANMWMFKFTPDGDVLWTQTYADCGDQCHSVAETQAGFSLFGYSKIACGAEQYWVLKTDLSGDPIETHNYGGGSYDYCYGGFVGTDSGSMLAGYTWSFGSGLRDVWLVKTDSEGNMLWDQTYGGSDDDRAEEIRELPNRECIVVGSTSSYGSGNSDVYVIRLGQDDSILPVELLDFEALPGDQQVILRWSTASESNLEYFAISRDGVNMAQIRAFNSALGHEYAWLDHSVASGQTYLYTLASTDFDGHTDVLATASARLPDPSVASDYLLGQNFPNPFNASTNITFSIPDANFATLKVYNLLGQEVATLFEGWQPTGKQTVTFDASDASSGVYLYELSSGKSSMSRRMILLR; encoded by the coding sequence ATGAAGGCGTGGAGATGTTTTTTTGTTTTCGCAGTGTTGCCACAGGTGGCGATTGCTCAACCACCTACTATATGGGAACGAGCCTATGGTGGCTCGGAGGTTGAGGAAGGCAAAACGATTGAACAAACGGTAGATGGTGCCTTTATTGTTGGTGGGTTCACTTACTCATTCGGATCAGGTGGTACAGACATGTGGCTCTTGCGGCTAAGCGCAAATGGCGATAGTCTATGGAGCCGAACATTTGGCGGAGAGGGTAATGAATTCTGCAGTGGCCTTGCCGTTATGCCTGATGGATATCTACTCTGTGGCGCAACAACGTCTTTCGGCGTGGGTGGCGAAGACATTCTACTTGTTAAAGTGAGTAGCGACGGAGATTCACTGTGGAGCAGAACGTATGGACGTGCAGGGAATGATCTCAGCAATGTTATCCTTTCCACACCCGAAGGAGGATTCTTACTCGGCACGGAAGGAGTTATGTCTATTCTCAAGATCGACGCAAACGGCGACAGCCTGTGGTCCCTTTCGCTCGGAGGCGCTATCCATACAATCACATCTACTGCTGATGGTAACTACGTCGCGGCAGGCTATTGGGGTAACGGTTGGCCCGGCGATGCAAACATGTGGATGTTTAAGTTCACGCCTGACGGGGATGTTCTTTGGACTCAAACCTATGCCGACTGCGGCGATCAATGTCACAGCGTAGCAGAGACTCAGGCTGGTTTTTCACTCTTTGGCTACTCCAAGATCGCCTGTGGAGCTGAACAATACTGGGTACTCAAGACGGACCTTAGTGGTGACCCTATTGAGACTCACAATTATGGCGGAGGCTCCTACGACTATTGCTACGGGGGTTTTGTGGGCACAGACAGCGGATCTATGCTCGCAGGCTATACTTGGTCGTTTGGCAGCGGCCTGCGCGACGTGTGGCTCGTAAAGACCGATTCTGAGGGGAATATGCTTTGGGACCAAACGTATGGCGGTAGCGATGATGACCGCGCGGAAGAAATTAGGGAATTACCTAATAGAGAATGCATTGTAGTTGGGAGCACAAGTTCGTATGGAAGTGGGAACTCTGATGTATATGTGATCCGGTTAGGTCAAGATGACTCAATCCTGCCTGTGGAGTTGCTGGACTTTGAAGCCTTGCCCGGTGACCAACAAGTTATTCTTCGTTGGTCAACCGCATCCGAATCCAATCTCGAATACTTTGCAATCTCGCGGGACGGCGTTAATATGGCTCAAATCCGCGCCTTCAACTCTGCTCTTGGGCACGAGTACGCATGGCTCGATCATTCGGTTGCCTCGGGACAAACTTACCTGTACACCTTGGCTTCCACGGACTTTGATGGGCACACTGATGTACTCGCAACAGCATCAGCCCGGCTGCCTGACCCTTCTGTTGCCTCGGACTACTTGCTTGGTCAGAACTTTCCCAACCCATTCAACGCGTCTACTAACATTACATTCTCTATTCCGGATGCGAACTTCGCAACACTCAAGGTCTACAACCTACTTGGCCAAGAGGTGGCAACGCTGTTTGAGGGATGGCAACCCACGGGTAAGCAAACCGTCACGTTCGACGCGTCGGACGCGTCATCGGGAGTTTACCTTTACGAACTCTCATCGGGCAAATCGTCAATGTCCAGAAGGATGATCTTGTTAAGGTAA
- the pabB gene encoding aminodeoxychorismate synthase component I encodes MAARTDELRQCLARTEEFQRAGKYVVAVVTYDAARAFDSAHAAHEPGALPLAWFAAFDRPGEYEPCARPFQLGAPQVQTSETEYVAAVHRALEHIRAGDVYQVNYTVRAHCEFHGSAAGLFDTLVRAVPVPHAAFVDTGAVQIVSLSPELFLQRVGGTLLTRPMKGTASRRPSWDVDEAARLALQHSEKDRAENTMIVDLMRNDLGRVCKAGTIRVPELCVVERYPTVHQMISTVTGEQLEDASLFDIIAATFPPGSVTGAPKIRATEIIRNLEHTPRGMYCGTIGLFMPGGDFVCSVAIRTLEIQGNVATLGIGSGIVVDSVAEREWEEVLLKAKFAERRPQEFALYETFRWQPELGFRNLHSHLRRLKRSCDYFARPFPLRRILAVLRELKATLGNEHNRVRLNVDHDQVSFQLMPEELGWPERGVVLMIPEARLDPDDPRLYHKTTLRPEKLAARESAKARGADECLFLNTRDEFTEGTIANVMFKVRGEWLTPSLSCGLLPGVWRDMQIHSGRAREEIVRYDDLDRIEEVRIGNSVRGEGKVIRIIREDGREVYRDKGEAR; translated from the coding sequence ATGGCTGCGCGCACTGACGAACTGCGGCAGTGTCTGGCGCGGACGGAAGAGTTTCAACGCGCCGGCAAATACGTTGTTGCAGTTGTAACCTACGATGCGGCGCGAGCCTTTGACTCTGCACATGCCGCACACGAGCCGGGTGCGCTTCCGCTGGCTTGGTTTGCCGCATTTGACCGTCCCGGTGAGTATGAGCCATGTGCGCGGCCCTTTCAGCTTGGCGCTCCGCAAGTGCAGACAAGTGAAACGGAATATGTCGCGGCGGTGCACCGAGCACTGGAACATATCCGCGCGGGCGACGTGTATCAAGTGAACTATACTGTTCGCGCGCACTGTGAGTTTCATGGCAGCGCGGCAGGCTTGTTTGATACTCTCGTGCGGGCCGTTCCGGTTCCGCATGCGGCGTTCGTAGACACAGGCGCCGTGCAGATAGTTTCCCTTTCACCGGAACTGTTTCTCCAGCGGGTCGGCGGCACGTTGCTCACACGACCGATGAAAGGCACGGCGTCACGCCGCCCGTCGTGGGACGTGGACGAAGCCGCGCGTCTCGCCCTGCAGCACAGCGAAAAAGACCGTGCGGAGAACACGATGATCGTGGATCTCATGCGCAACGACTTGGGCCGCGTCTGCAAAGCGGGAACGATTCGTGTCCCGGAACTGTGCGTTGTCGAACGCTATCCGACCGTGCATCAGATGATCAGCACCGTGACGGGTGAACAACTTGAGGACGCCTCGCTCTTTGACATTATTGCCGCAACATTTCCGCCGGGCAGCGTGACAGGCGCGCCGAAGATTCGCGCAACGGAAATAATCAGGAATCTCGAGCATACACCGCGCGGGATGTACTGCGGAACGATCGGGCTGTTCATGCCGGGCGGAGACTTCGTCTGCAGCGTGGCGATTCGCACGCTGGAGATTCAAGGCAACGTGGCGACGCTCGGCATCGGATCGGGAATTGTTGTGGACAGTGTTGCGGAACGCGAATGGGAGGAAGTGCTGCTGAAGGCAAAGTTCGCCGAACGCCGTCCACAGGAGTTCGCATTATACGAAACTTTTCGCTGGCAGCCGGAGCTTGGGTTTCGCAATCTTCACAGCCACTTACGTCGTCTGAAGCGTTCGTGCGATTACTTCGCGCGTCCGTTTCCGCTAAGGCGGATTCTCGCCGTTCTGCGCGAGTTAAAGGCGACGCTCGGGAACGAGCACAACCGCGTTCGCTTGAATGTCGATCATGATCAGGTGAGTTTTCAGCTTATGCCCGAAGAGCTCGGCTGGCCGGAGCGGGGAGTGGTTTTGATGATCCCCGAAGCGCGGCTTGATCCGGACGATCCGCGACTCTATCACAAGACGACGCTTCGCCCGGAAAAACTCGCGGCCCGCGAGTCGGCGAAAGCGCGCGGGGCGGACGAATGTCTGTTTCTGAATACGCGCGATGAGTTCACCGAGGGAACGATTGCGAATGTGATGTTCAAAGTGCGCGGGGAATGGCTCACACCAAGTCTGTCCTGCGGCTTGCTGCCGGGCGTCTGGCGCGACATGCAGATTCATTCCGGACGCGCGCGTGAAGAGATCGTGCGTTACGACGATTTAGACAGAATTGAGGAAGTGCGTATCGGGAACTCTGTACGCGGGGAAGGGAAAGTGATACGCATCATTCGGGAAGACGGCCGCGAGGTGTATCGAGATAAGGGAGAAGCCCGTTGA
- a CDS encoding sodium:solute symporter family protein: protein MSPVFIGILIYISIALIIGLVVSRKVHSESDYLIAGRQLGYLLATFSIFATWFGAETCVGASAAIYDRGLSGGNADPFGYTICLLLMALLFAGPMWKKKLTTLADLYKDRYSPGVEKLAAIIIAPSSLIWAAAQIRAFGHVLSVSSELQLETAILIATVIVLIYTVSGGLWADAYTDVIQGFALIFGLAVLAVVIGTHEQTPRFNDLLRNIWTGSGNAEPESWLSSLDGWAVPIFGSIVAQELISRVLAARSATVARRSAFAATAIYLLIGMIPVYIGLAGVSLLPGIEDSEQLMPQLALTYLPTVLYVMYAGALASAILSTVDSALLAASALIEHNVILASRPQISERNRLLIARGGVLVLGIVAYFLAIYGTTTYEMVEMASGLGSAGIFVISLFALYSRRGGPLAATAALIVGLGVSVWGSYIQPFDGSYVFSIAGAFLVYYLISLREPSRDLAKE from the coding sequence TTGAGTCCGGTCTTCATCGGAATACTAATCTACATCAGTATCGCGTTGATCATCGGACTGGTCGTGTCGCGCAAGGTGCATAGCGAGAGCGACTACTTGATTGCGGGCCGACAACTCGGATACCTGCTCGCGACGTTCTCGATTTTCGCGACGTGGTTCGGTGCTGAGACTTGCGTCGGAGCCTCTGCCGCAATCTATGATCGAGGGCTGTCCGGCGGCAACGCCGATCCATTCGGCTATACGATTTGCCTGCTGCTGATGGCACTGCTGTTTGCCGGGCCGATGTGGAAGAAGAAACTCACGACGCTTGCTGATCTTTACAAGGACCGCTATTCACCGGGAGTTGAGAAGCTCGCGGCGATAATCATCGCGCCAAGCTCCTTGATTTGGGCGGCGGCGCAGATTCGCGCCTTCGGCCACGTGCTTTCGGTGTCGTCCGAATTGCAACTCGAAACGGCGATCCTGATTGCGACGGTTATCGTTCTGATCTACACCGTGAGCGGCGGATTATGGGCGGATGCCTACACGGACGTGATTCAGGGATTTGCGCTCATCTTTGGTTTAGCAGTGCTCGCCGTAGTGATCGGCACACATGAGCAGACGCCGAGATTCAATGACCTGCTGAGGAACATCTGGACGGGCAGCGGCAATGCGGAGCCGGAAAGCTGGTTGTCCTCGCTGGACGGCTGGGCGGTGCCGATCTTTGGTTCAATCGTTGCGCAGGAGCTCATTTCGCGAGTGCTCGCTGCGCGATCCGCAACCGTTGCGCGCCGATCGGCGTTTGCGGCAACGGCAATCTATCTTTTGATTGGGATGATTCCGGTTTATATCGGACTGGCGGGAGTGTCGCTGTTGCCCGGAATTGAAGACTCGGAACAGTTGATGCCGCAGCTTGCATTGACGTATCTGCCGACCGTGCTCTATGTGATGTATGCAGGTGCGCTCGCCTCCGCAATTCTCTCGACGGTGGACAGCGCGCTGCTGGCGGCCTCGGCGTTAATCGAACACAATGTGATTCTTGCCAGTCGGCCGCAAATCAGCGAACGCAATCGTCTCTTGATTGCGCGCGGCGGTGTGCTTGTGCTGGGAATTGTCGCATACTTTTTGGCGATTTATGGCACGACGACTTATGAAATGGTCGAAATGGCCTCAGGCTTAGGCAGCGCGGGAATCTTTGTGATTTCGCTCTTCGCCCTGTATTCTCGGCGGGGCGGCCCATTGGCGGCGACGGCCGCACTGATTGTCGGCTTAGGGGTGTCGGTGTGGGGAAGCTACATCCAACCGTTTGACGGGTCGTATGTGTTCTCGATTGCGGGGGCATTTCTTGTATATTATCTGATCTCTTTGCGCGAACCGTCGCGCGATTTGGCGAAAGAGTAA
- a CDS encoding recombinase family protein, with the protein MSLGLGMHGARRRALVYARVSSKEQEKEGFSIPAQLGLLRDYATRQNLAIAQEYVDIETAKQAGRTAFTEMVNFLRRQQQSRNGTERCRTILVEKTDRLLRNLKDWVTLDDLDVEIHLVKDGTVLSDESRSSEKLMHGIKVLMAKNYIDNLSEEVKKGLAEKVRQGLYPGKRPLGYRHVERNGKRVIEVEPNLASGIAKLFELYVTGRYSLQDLAERSDEFGLKYNETGNPIRKTTVQKILTNPIYHGEFRWKGAIHQGSHEPIISRELFEQVQIQLALNGSTKTTKEKRTWAFQGLMKCGHCGHAMIAEIKKGKYIYYHCANYLRGCKSDWIKEGEAARQFGEILQAARIPDVLVPAIVRILRDGHADKKRHHEEAVKALQSRHRHLQARLDAMYEDKLDGAITAEYFERKAQEWRREQSTLTRKIEQHQGADTDYADFGVRLIRLAQQAGELYQSQNNTEKRRLIEIVLSNSTYKDGIISPVYRKPFDIIAIRNEEARKEKAVSDSTYGLSPRWLGNRDSNPD; encoded by the coding sequence GTGAGTCTCGGATTGGGTATGCACGGAGCGCGTCGAAGAGCTCTTGTTTACGCACGTGTTAGTTCAAAAGAACAAGAGAAAGAAGGATTCAGCATTCCTGCCCAATTGGGCCTGCTCCGCGATTACGCAACTCGGCAGAATCTCGCGATTGCTCAGGAATACGTTGATATCGAAACCGCAAAACAGGCAGGACGGACCGCATTCACCGAAATGGTGAACTTCCTCCGAAGGCAGCAACAAAGCAGAAATGGTACCGAACGCTGCAGAACGATATTGGTTGAGAAGACAGACCGGCTGTTGCGGAACCTGAAGGACTGGGTTACCTTGGACGACTTGGATGTTGAGATCCACTTGGTCAAGGATGGCACCGTGTTGTCCGATGAATCACGTTCGTCTGAGAAGCTCATGCACGGCATCAAGGTACTGATGGCAAAGAACTACATTGATAACCTATCTGAAGAGGTAAAGAAAGGCCTTGCCGAGAAAGTCCGGCAAGGCCTCTATCCTGGGAAGCGTCCGTTGGGCTACCGCCATGTAGAGCGGAACGGCAAAAGAGTTATTGAAGTCGAGCCGAATCTCGCTTCGGGAATCGCCAAGCTCTTTGAACTTTACGTAACCGGACGATATTCGTTGCAGGACCTTGCCGAACGGTCGGATGAATTCGGGTTGAAATACAACGAAACTGGAAATCCAATCAGAAAGACAACCGTTCAAAAGATTCTAACGAACCCGATCTACCATGGCGAATTTCGTTGGAAAGGTGCCATTCACCAAGGTAGCCATGAACCAATCATATCGAGAGAGCTTTTCGAGCAGGTACAGATCCAACTGGCATTGAATGGAAGCACCAAGACAACGAAAGAGAAGAGGACTTGGGCATTTCAAGGGTTAATGAAATGCGGGCACTGTGGCCATGCGATGATTGCTGAGATCAAGAAGGGAAAGTACATCTATTATCACTGTGCCAACTACTTGAGAGGCTGCAAGAGCGACTGGATCAAGGAAGGCGAGGCTGCCCGCCAATTCGGAGAAATACTGCAGGCAGCGCGTATTCCAGATGTCCTTGTGCCTGCGATTGTGAGGATTCTGCGCGACGGCCATGCAGACAAGAAACGCCACCACGAAGAGGCCGTGAAGGCCCTACAGAGCCGTCATAGGCACCTTCAGGCGCGGTTGGACGCGATGTACGAGGACAAGCTCGACGGGGCTATCACAGCCGAGTATTTCGAGCGAAAGGCCCAAGAATGGCGCCGGGAGCAGTCCACGCTGACTCGCAAAATCGAGCAGCACCAAGGTGCCGACACGGATTATGCCGATTTTGGAGTCCGTCTGATCCGACTTGCCCAACAAGCAGGCGAACTCTATCAATCTCAAAATAATACCGAGAAGAGAAGGCTTATAGAAATCGTATTATCGAACTCAACTTATAAAGACGGAATCATCTCGCCAGTTTATCGTAAGCCTTTTGATATTATAGCGATTAGAAACGAAGAAGCAAGAAAGGAAAAGGCCGTAAGTGACTCCACTTACGGCCTTAGTCCCCGATGGCTGGGGAACAGGGACTCGAACCCCGATTAA
- a CDS encoding Dabb family protein: MIRHVVMWKLHEFADGHNKAENALRVKSALESLIGRVDGLIYLQVGVNQLPGEQAFDLVLMCDFRDWEALESYRTHPLHLGVIELLNKVRSGRVVADWEV, from the coding sequence ATGATTCGGCATGTGGTGATGTGGAAACTCCACGAATTCGCAGACGGGCACAACAAAGCTGAAAACGCACTCCGTGTGAAGAGCGCGCTCGAGAGTCTGATCGGCAGGGTTGACGGTTTGATATATCTTCAAGTGGGCGTCAATCAGCTTCCCGGCGAACAGGCGTTCGATCTTGTCTTAATGTGTGACTTTCGTGATTGGGAAGCACTCGAATCGTACCGTACGCACCCGCTTCATCTGGGGGTGATTGAATTGCTGAACAAAGTCCGCTCGGGTCGCGTGGTGGCGGACTGGGAGGTCTGA
- a CDS encoding excisionase family DNA-binding protein: MSHQIPSINTIHRAMVIAKAQQRAAQIKQIPELETLSPREAAEVLHADVRAIRRAIRERRLSAFKIGARKWRIRVVDLNKYVEVLTAEWLAGKP, from the coding sequence ATGTCACATCAAATCCCTTCTATCAATACCATTCATCGCGCCATGGTCATCGCTAAGGCGCAGCAAAGAGCGGCACAGATCAAGCAAATCCCCGAACTCGAGACACTCAGTCCAAGGGAGGCAGCGGAAGTTCTGCATGCGGACGTTCGAGCTATTCGCCGCGCTATCCGTGAACGCAGACTTTCCGCTTTCAAGATCGGGGCACGGAAGTGGAGAATTAGAGTTGTAGATTTGAACAAATATGTGGAGGTCCTTACGGCGGAGTGGCTGGCGGGAAAGCCATAG